One Siniperca chuatsi isolate FFG_IHB_CAS linkage group LG8, ASM2008510v1, whole genome shotgun sequence DNA segment encodes these proteins:
- the hmgn6 gene encoding high mobility group nucleosome binding domain 6 — protein MPKRKSQGTEGGEKEEPQRRSARLSAKPAQPKPEPKAKKAAKKEKAVNDKKEDKKTKKAKENAEAEANEENHSENGEAKTNEVEAAPEEAKEEAKSE, from the exons ATGCCCAAGAGAAAG tcacAGGGaacagaaggaggagaaaaggaggag CCCCAGAGGAGATCAGCTCGGTTATCAGCG AAACCGGCCCAGCCCAAGCCGGAACCAAAGGCCAAGAAGGCAGCAAAG AAAGAAAAGGCTGTGAATGATAAGAAGGAAGACAAGAAGACCAAGAAGGCGAAGGAGAACGCAGAGGCAGAGGCAAACGAGGAAAACCACTCTGAGAACGGAGAGGCCAAGACCAACGAG GTGGAGGCAGCCCCCGAGGAGGCCAAGGAGGAGGCCAAGTCCGAGTAG
- the LOC122880456 gene encoding SH3 domain-containing protein C23A1.17 isoform X2 — MSETKSSQRFHSLNAEQVEVLHQVLSEVVPIHGRGNFPTLELRPRDIIIAVRARLQKQGITVRDVRLNGSTASHVLVRDNGTSYKDLDIIFGVELPSQEEFQVIKESVLGCLLDCLPAGVNRERISSATMKDAYVQKMVKVFNEHDRWSLISLSNNSGKNLELKFVSTLRRQFEFSVDSFQIILDRLLESYMQQESRKNNTVDLKDQPAENQNKDSPSLLKQATAPETEKSTGRDLSSNDGAHISQIQQRDEVHQKESQIEFSQQTEHSNQTKPSKVEKDNKEKTPAELKEASEHRENVNETDFSDQTSLNLLSEKKQTSEKTESPTQIELRHEPELSDKTKCSTKVEQSEQTQPCDGQQPAHSNHKELSVQKEQSNHTKPPDEQKELTEQKGQAEPPKTSNKTKTESLNLAEEWHSTDFSKCFSEDKRSNENDKTQHVSAPESSTSSHAKIETQLADERKVETETREEAERENDTEISEMTEEILASEAKNLEDTQGIDCSSSTSSISLTLHDTQPTGTQDTLEMHSTLHTDNAPNTLDAVSPPDTQDILPAPPSLVSDKKTSSSPSCKASDRLFHMVVLKHTSPKPPRRMCRKVTPNPYPSPVSESEPVIALCLDPNPCPSPEPEIAFNQKPTAPSSDPTTTPTTSISTKTNPGPEPNPSSNLASNLDLTSAPDPAPEIISISAVDPMPALLQEPLSSEQITESSCDTSIQSLKETPSTHVAFDKQSESSPRETVPTPKQSEPLDSVDTLVSHTDTSGSNTQEPVHTSEVELSDEDENRELPTKKMDLNPPNGSLQETALSSPSSSHCVTPPVSCLTTPVLSLSPPCFTPSPPSLSPPPCLTPPSHCLPSPMLSTNSPATSFSSPPLSCSPTSSCLSSPPYLTPPMLSLSPPPLCYSPPSPCLSPPLLCLTPPVESEDLVPQVSSDMEPLILNTDSEEQIKESSPQPGIPLLQLEDKKEQDYISSLPRVAEPVSFPITIPSSTSHVLPHSQSGGPGESAPPKADEASNSVPENKEAPKVTTEMPEQSNAPQASGSVHTVEVLAESMYGDFEAAMDHLRYRLIATRNPEEIRGGGLLKYSNLLVRDYRPASETQIKTLERYMCSRFFIDFPDVQEQQRKILSYLKNHFIGEERSKYQYLMTLRRVVDDSTVCLMGHERRQTLNMITVLALKVLGEQNIIPNTDHVTCFYQPAPYLAEHSAPYLAEPSYCSYYIPQGGSTLLYQPYPLHLHTQTGLV; from the exons ATGTCTGAAACCAAATCCAGTCAGCGGTTCCACAGCCTGAATGCTGAGCAGGTGGAAGTTCTCCATCAGGTTTTGTCGGAAGTGGTTCCAATCCACGGCCGCGGGAACTTTCCCACATTGGAGCTGCGTCCTCGAGACATCATCATAGCTGTGCGGGCTAGGCTGCAGAAGCAGGGAATCACAGTAAGAGATGTTCGTCTGAACGGCTCCACGGCCAGCCACGTCCTCGTCCGAGACAACGGAACAAGCTACAAGGACCTGGACATCATCTTTGGAGTGGAGTTGCCCAGTCAGGAGGAGTTCCAG GTGATCAAAGAGTCAGTGCTGGGCTGCTTGCTGGACTGCCTACCTGCTGGGGTCAACAGAGAGCGGATCAGCAGTGCTACAATGAAGGATGCCTACGTCCAGAAAATGGTCAAGGTCTTCAATGAACACGACCGCTGGAGCCTCATCTCACTCTCAAACAACAGTGGCAAAAACCTGGAGCTCAAATTTGTGAGCACACTGAGGCGGCAGTTTGAGTTTAGCGTTGACTCCTTCCAGATCATTCTGGATCGTCTCCTGGAGTCCTACATGCAGCAGGAGTCGCGGAAAAATAATACCGTTGATCTTAAGGACCAGCCTGCAGAGAATCAGAATAAagactctccctctctgctcaaACAGGCCACTGCTCCAGAAACAGAGAAGTCCACTGGCAGAGACTTATCCAGCAATGATGGGGCTCACATCAGCCAGATACAACAGAGAGATGAGGTACATCAAAAGGAGTCCCAGATAGAATTCTCACAACAAACTGAACATTCAAACCAGACAAAACCCTCCAAAGttgaaaaagacaacaaagagaaaacaccAGCAGAGCTGAAAGAAGCATCAGAACACAGAGAAAACGTCAATGAGACAGACTTCTCTGACCAGACATCTCTAAACCTTTtgtcagaaaagaaacaaacatctgaGAAAACTGAATCACCAACTCAGATTGAACTCAGACATGAGCCAGAGCTCTCGGACAAGACCAAATGCTCAACGAAGGTAGAACAGTCAGAGCAAACCCAGCCCTGTGATGGCCAACAACCAGCACATTCAAATCACAAGGAACTCTCTGTCCAGAAAGAACAATCTAACCACACGAAACCCCCTGATGAACAGAAAGAACTCACAGAGCAGAAGGGACAGGCCGAGCCGCCAAAAACCTCAAACAAAACCAAGACAGAGTCTCTAAATCTGGCAGAAGAATGGCACAGTACAGACTTCTCTAAGTGTTTCAGTGAGGATAAGAGAAGCAACGAGaatgataaaacacaacatgtgtCTGCTCCAGAGTCTAGCACATCTTCACATGCAAAGATTGAGACACAGTTAGCAGATGAAAGAAAAGTAGAAACAGAGAcaagagaggaagcagagagggaaaatgacacagaaataaGTGAAATGACGGAAGAGATTTTAGCATCAGAAGCAAAAAACCTAGAAGACACACAGGGTATTGATtgttcctcctccacctcttccatATCTCTTACACTTCACGACACACAGCCTACTGGCACACAGGATACACTGGAGATGCACAGCACACTACACACAGATAACGCACCTAACACACTTGATGCCGTCAGCCCTCCGGATACTCAGGATATTTTACCTGCACCACCCAGCCTTGTTTCTGACAAAAAGACCTCCTCGTCCCCCTCTTGTAAGGCCTCAGATAGACTATTTCACATGGTGGTGCTCAAACACACCTCTCCCAAACCCCCTCGGAGGATGTGTAGGAAGGTTACCCCCAATCCTTACCCCAGTCCAGTCTCAGAAAGCGAACCTGTCATAGCACTCTGTCTAGATCCAAATCCCTGCCCTAGCCCTGAACCTGAGATAGCCTTTAACCAAAAGCCAACAGCTCCCAGTTCAGACCCTACAACTACCCCAACAACCAGTATCTCTACTAAAACAAACCCTGGGCCTGAACCCAACCCTTCCAGTAACCTAGCTTCAAACCTAGACCTTACCTCAGCTCCTGATCCAGCCCCTGAAATAATCTCCATCTCTGCTGTGGATCCCATGCCTGCTTTACTTCAAGAGCCACTATCCTCTGAGCAAATCACAGAGAGTTCATGTGATACAAGTATTCAGAGTCTAAAAGAAACACCATCTACACATGTGGCGTTTGATAAGCAAAGTGAGTCCTCCCCTAGAGAAACTGTCCCTACACCCAAACAGTCAGAGCCTCTTGACTCAGTGGACACGTTAGTTTCACACACTGATACGTCCGGCTCAAACACCCAAGAACCTGTACATACCTCAGAAGTTGAGCTcagtgatgaagatgaaaaCAGAGAACTACCGACCAAAAAGATGGACTTGAATCCGCCAAACGGCAGCCTACAAGAGACCGCACTTAGTTCACCCTCTTCTTCTCACTGTGTCACccctcctgtttcctgtctcacCACTCCCGTACTCAGTCTTTCCCCTCCCTGTTTTACTCCCTCACCCCCCAGCCTCAGCCCTCCCCCATGTCTGACCCCACCCTCTCACTGCCTCCCATCTCCGATGCTGAGCACCAACAGCCCTGCTACCAGCTTTAGCTCTCCACCCCTGAGTTGCAGCCCTACCTCATCCTGCCTCAGCTCACCTCCTTACCTTACCCCTCCTATGCTTAGCCTCAGCCCTCCTCCACTCTGTTATAGCCCCCCTTCCCCCTGCCTCAGCCCTCCCCTCCTCTGCCTCACTCCACCAGTGGAGTCAGAGGACCTTGTACCTCAGGTATCTTCAGACATGGAGCCTTTGATACTGAACACAGACAGCGAGGAACAGATTAAAGAGTCCTCCCCTCAGCCAGGAATTCCTCTCCTACAGTTGGAGGATAAAAAGGAACAAGATTATATCTCATCGTTGCCTCGGGTTGCAGAGCCTGTCTCTTTTCCAATCACAATCCCGAGCTCAACCTCACATGTGCTGCCTCACTCTCAGTCTGGAGGCCCAGGGGAATCTGCCCCTCCAAAAGCCGATGAGGCATCCAACTCTGTGCCTGAGAACAAAGAGGCCCCTAAGGTAACCACAGAAATGCCTGAACAGAGCAACGCTCCACAGGCATCTGGCTCGGTCCATACTGTCGAGGTTCTGGCAGAGAGCATGTATGGTGACTTTGAGGCAGCCATGGACCACCTGCGCTACCGCCTAATCGCTACAAGGAATCCTGAGGAGATTCGAGGTGGTGGCTTGTTAAAATACAGCAACCTGTTGGTCAGGGACTACCGACCGGCCAGCGAGACTCAGATAAAGACACTGGAGCGCTACATGTGCTCGCGCTTTTTCATCGATTTCCCTGATGTGCAGGAGCAGCAGCGGAAGATCCTGTCCTACTTGAAGAACCACTTTATCGGCGAGGAGAGAAGCAAGTACCAGTACCTGATGACGCTGCGTCGTGTGGTAGACGACAGCACAGTGTGTCTGATGGGACATGAGAGGCGTCAGACGCTGAACATGATCACAGTGCTAGCACTGAAGGTTCTAGGAGAGCAGAACATTATTCCCAACACAGACCATGTGACATGCTTCTACCAGCCTGCCCCATACCTTGCCGAGCACAGTGCACCCTATTTAGCAGAACCCAGCTACTGCAGCTACTACATACCCCAAGGGGGATCAACTCTGCTTTACCAACCGTATCCCttgcacctgcacacacagactggactagtctaa
- the LOC122880456 gene encoding SH3 domain-containing protein C23A1.17 isoform X1: MPQQQGSSMSETKSSQRFHSLNAEQVEVLHQVLSEVVPIHGRGNFPTLELRPRDIIIAVRARLQKQGITVRDVRLNGSTASHVLVRDNGTSYKDLDIIFGVELPSQEEFQVIKESVLGCLLDCLPAGVNRERISSATMKDAYVQKMVKVFNEHDRWSLISLSNNSGKNLELKFVSTLRRQFEFSVDSFQIILDRLLESYMQQESRKNNTVDLKDQPAENQNKDSPSLLKQATAPETEKSTGRDLSSNDGAHISQIQQRDEVHQKESQIEFSQQTEHSNQTKPSKVEKDNKEKTPAELKEASEHRENVNETDFSDQTSLNLLSEKKQTSEKTESPTQIELRHEPELSDKTKCSTKVEQSEQTQPCDGQQPAHSNHKELSVQKEQSNHTKPPDEQKELTEQKGQAEPPKTSNKTKTESLNLAEEWHSTDFSKCFSEDKRSNENDKTQHVSAPESSTSSHAKIETQLADERKVETETREEAERENDTEISEMTEEILASEAKNLEDTQGIDCSSSTSSISLTLHDTQPTGTQDTLEMHSTLHTDNAPNTLDAVSPPDTQDILPAPPSLVSDKKTSSSPSCKASDRLFHMVVLKHTSPKPPRRMCRKVTPNPYPSPVSESEPVIALCLDPNPCPSPEPEIAFNQKPTAPSSDPTTTPTTSISTKTNPGPEPNPSSNLASNLDLTSAPDPAPEIISISAVDPMPALLQEPLSSEQITESSCDTSIQSLKETPSTHVAFDKQSESSPRETVPTPKQSEPLDSVDTLVSHTDTSGSNTQEPVHTSEVELSDEDENRELPTKKMDLNPPNGSLQETALSSPSSSHCVTPPVSCLTTPVLSLSPPCFTPSPPSLSPPPCLTPPSHCLPSPMLSTNSPATSFSSPPLSCSPTSSCLSSPPYLTPPMLSLSPPPLCYSPPSPCLSPPLLCLTPPVESEDLVPQVSSDMEPLILNTDSEEQIKESSPQPGIPLLQLEDKKEQDYISSLPRVAEPVSFPITIPSSTSHVLPHSQSGGPGESAPPKADEASNSVPENKEAPKVTTEMPEQSNAPQASGSVHTVEVLAESMYGDFEAAMDHLRYRLIATRNPEEIRGGGLLKYSNLLVRDYRPASETQIKTLERYMCSRFFIDFPDVQEQQRKILSYLKNHFIGEERSKYQYLMTLRRVVDDSTVCLMGHERRQTLNMITVLALKVLGEQNIIPNTDHVTCFYQPAPYLAEHSAPYLAEPSYCSYYIPQGGSTLLYQPYPLHLHTQTGLV, from the exons ATGCCACAGCAACAG GGCAGCAGCATGTCTGAAACCAAATCCAGTCAGCGGTTCCACAGCCTGAATGCTGAGCAGGTGGAAGTTCTCCATCAGGTTTTGTCGGAAGTGGTTCCAATCCACGGCCGCGGGAACTTTCCCACATTGGAGCTGCGTCCTCGAGACATCATCATAGCTGTGCGGGCTAGGCTGCAGAAGCAGGGAATCACAGTAAGAGATGTTCGTCTGAACGGCTCCACGGCCAGCCACGTCCTCGTCCGAGACAACGGAACAAGCTACAAGGACCTGGACATCATCTTTGGAGTGGAGTTGCCCAGTCAGGAGGAGTTCCAG GTGATCAAAGAGTCAGTGCTGGGCTGCTTGCTGGACTGCCTACCTGCTGGGGTCAACAGAGAGCGGATCAGCAGTGCTACAATGAAGGATGCCTACGTCCAGAAAATGGTCAAGGTCTTCAATGAACACGACCGCTGGAGCCTCATCTCACTCTCAAACAACAGTGGCAAAAACCTGGAGCTCAAATTTGTGAGCACACTGAGGCGGCAGTTTGAGTTTAGCGTTGACTCCTTCCAGATCATTCTGGATCGTCTCCTGGAGTCCTACATGCAGCAGGAGTCGCGGAAAAATAATACCGTTGATCTTAAGGACCAGCCTGCAGAGAATCAGAATAAagactctccctctctgctcaaACAGGCCACTGCTCCAGAAACAGAGAAGTCCACTGGCAGAGACTTATCCAGCAATGATGGGGCTCACATCAGCCAGATACAACAGAGAGATGAGGTACATCAAAAGGAGTCCCAGATAGAATTCTCACAACAAACTGAACATTCAAACCAGACAAAACCCTCCAAAGttgaaaaagacaacaaagagaaaacaccAGCAGAGCTGAAAGAAGCATCAGAACACAGAGAAAACGTCAATGAGACAGACTTCTCTGACCAGACATCTCTAAACCTTTtgtcagaaaagaaacaaacatctgaGAAAACTGAATCACCAACTCAGATTGAACTCAGACATGAGCCAGAGCTCTCGGACAAGACCAAATGCTCAACGAAGGTAGAACAGTCAGAGCAAACCCAGCCCTGTGATGGCCAACAACCAGCACATTCAAATCACAAGGAACTCTCTGTCCAGAAAGAACAATCTAACCACACGAAACCCCCTGATGAACAGAAAGAACTCACAGAGCAGAAGGGACAGGCCGAGCCGCCAAAAACCTCAAACAAAACCAAGACAGAGTCTCTAAATCTGGCAGAAGAATGGCACAGTACAGACTTCTCTAAGTGTTTCAGTGAGGATAAGAGAAGCAACGAGaatgataaaacacaacatgtgtCTGCTCCAGAGTCTAGCACATCTTCACATGCAAAGATTGAGACACAGTTAGCAGATGAAAGAAAAGTAGAAACAGAGAcaagagaggaagcagagagggaaaatgacacagaaataaGTGAAATGACGGAAGAGATTTTAGCATCAGAAGCAAAAAACCTAGAAGACACACAGGGTATTGATtgttcctcctccacctcttccatATCTCTTACACTTCACGACACACAGCCTACTGGCACACAGGATACACTGGAGATGCACAGCACACTACACACAGATAACGCACCTAACACACTTGATGCCGTCAGCCCTCCGGATACTCAGGATATTTTACCTGCACCACCCAGCCTTGTTTCTGACAAAAAGACCTCCTCGTCCCCCTCTTGTAAGGCCTCAGATAGACTATTTCACATGGTGGTGCTCAAACACACCTCTCCCAAACCCCCTCGGAGGATGTGTAGGAAGGTTACCCCCAATCCTTACCCCAGTCCAGTCTCAGAAAGCGAACCTGTCATAGCACTCTGTCTAGATCCAAATCCCTGCCCTAGCCCTGAACCTGAGATAGCCTTTAACCAAAAGCCAACAGCTCCCAGTTCAGACCCTACAACTACCCCAACAACCAGTATCTCTACTAAAACAAACCCTGGGCCTGAACCCAACCCTTCCAGTAACCTAGCTTCAAACCTAGACCTTACCTCAGCTCCTGATCCAGCCCCTGAAATAATCTCCATCTCTGCTGTGGATCCCATGCCTGCTTTACTTCAAGAGCCACTATCCTCTGAGCAAATCACAGAGAGTTCATGTGATACAAGTATTCAGAGTCTAAAAGAAACACCATCTACACATGTGGCGTTTGATAAGCAAAGTGAGTCCTCCCCTAGAGAAACTGTCCCTACACCCAAACAGTCAGAGCCTCTTGACTCAGTGGACACGTTAGTTTCACACACTGATACGTCCGGCTCAAACACCCAAGAACCTGTACATACCTCAGAAGTTGAGCTcagtgatgaagatgaaaaCAGAGAACTACCGACCAAAAAGATGGACTTGAATCCGCCAAACGGCAGCCTACAAGAGACCGCACTTAGTTCACCCTCTTCTTCTCACTGTGTCACccctcctgtttcctgtctcacCACTCCCGTACTCAGTCTTTCCCCTCCCTGTTTTACTCCCTCACCCCCCAGCCTCAGCCCTCCCCCATGTCTGACCCCACCCTCTCACTGCCTCCCATCTCCGATGCTGAGCACCAACAGCCCTGCTACCAGCTTTAGCTCTCCACCCCTGAGTTGCAGCCCTACCTCATCCTGCCTCAGCTCACCTCCTTACCTTACCCCTCCTATGCTTAGCCTCAGCCCTCCTCCACTCTGTTATAGCCCCCCTTCCCCCTGCCTCAGCCCTCCCCTCCTCTGCCTCACTCCACCAGTGGAGTCAGAGGACCTTGTACCTCAGGTATCTTCAGACATGGAGCCTTTGATACTGAACACAGACAGCGAGGAACAGATTAAAGAGTCCTCCCCTCAGCCAGGAATTCCTCTCCTACAGTTGGAGGATAAAAAGGAACAAGATTATATCTCATCGTTGCCTCGGGTTGCAGAGCCTGTCTCTTTTCCAATCACAATCCCGAGCTCAACCTCACATGTGCTGCCTCACTCTCAGTCTGGAGGCCCAGGGGAATCTGCCCCTCCAAAAGCCGATGAGGCATCCAACTCTGTGCCTGAGAACAAAGAGGCCCCTAAGGTAACCACAGAAATGCCTGAACAGAGCAACGCTCCACAGGCATCTGGCTCGGTCCATACTGTCGAGGTTCTGGCAGAGAGCATGTATGGTGACTTTGAGGCAGCCATGGACCACCTGCGCTACCGCCTAATCGCTACAAGGAATCCTGAGGAGATTCGAGGTGGTGGCTTGTTAAAATACAGCAACCTGTTGGTCAGGGACTACCGACCGGCCAGCGAGACTCAGATAAAGACACTGGAGCGCTACATGTGCTCGCGCTTTTTCATCGATTTCCCTGATGTGCAGGAGCAGCAGCGGAAGATCCTGTCCTACTTGAAGAACCACTTTATCGGCGAGGAGAGAAGCAAGTACCAGTACCTGATGACGCTGCGTCGTGTGGTAGACGACAGCACAGTGTGTCTGATGGGACATGAGAGGCGTCAGACGCTGAACATGATCACAGTGCTAGCACTGAAGGTTCTAGGAGAGCAGAACATTATTCCCAACACAGACCATGTGACATGCTTCTACCAGCCTGCCCCATACCTTGCCGAGCACAGTGCACCCTATTTAGCAGAACCCAGCTACTGCAGCTACTACATACCCCAAGGGGGATCAACTCTGCTTTACCAACCGTATCCCttgcacctgcacacacagactggactagtctaa
- the LOC122880458 gene encoding charged multivesicular body protein 1b-like yields MSNMEKHLFNLKFAAKELQRNSKKCDKEEKAEKAKVKQAIHKGNMEAARIHAENAIRQKHQSINFLRMSARVDAVASRVQTAVTMNQVSKSMSGVVKSMDATLKSMNLEKISALMDKFENQFETLDVQTAQMEDTMGNTTTLTTPQNEVDLLLHEMADEAGLDLNLELPAGQTSSLASSVASTEQDELSQRLSRLRDQVS; encoded by the exons ATGTCGAATATGGAGA AACACTTGTTCAACCTCAAGTTTGCTGCCAAGGAGCTACAGCGCAACTCCAAGAAATGTGACAAagaggaaaaggcagaaaaagcTAAAGTGAAACAG GCCATCCACAAGGGTAATATGGAGGCAGCCAGGATCCATGCAGAGAATGCCATCCGTCAGAAGCATCAGTCCATTAATTTCTTGAGGATGAGTGCACGTGTGGATGCTGTGGCTTCTAGGGTCCAGACTGCTGTCACTATGAACCAG GTATCTAAGTCCATGTCGGGAGTAGTCAAGTCTATGGATGCTACACTGAAAAGCATGAACTTGGAGAAG atttctgcattaatGGACAAGTTTGAAAACCAATTTGAAACTCTGGATGTGCAAACAGCTCAAATGGAAGACACAATGGGCAACACCACTACTCTGACCACACCTCAG AATGAAGTGGACCTGCTGTTGCATGAGATGGCTGATGAAGCAGG gttggaTCTTAACCTGGAGCTTCCTGCAGGCCAGACTTCCTCACTGGCTTCATCTGTGGCATCAACAGAGCAG GATGAGCTCTCCCAGAGGCTGTCCAGACTGCGAGACCAGGTGTCATAA